From a region of the Macadamia integrifolia cultivar HAES 741 unplaced genomic scaffold, SCU_Mint_v3 scaffold1811, whole genome shotgun sequence genome:
- the LOC122064898 gene encoding protein FAR1-RELATED SEQUENCE 5-like isoform X1, whose protein sequence is MPKSSPVDNASLAVDDGEMGKDVIPNNREIVESSHIVEPHVGEEREVLEHPEGMELITYSGDGDLEPYEGMEFESDVAAKAFYDEYAQRIGFITRIGSYSRSKVDGAIIGRRFVCNKEGFSRGTVKKPEAVTREGCKAMINVRRDKNGKWAISKLEKGHNHPLIISSKVRRGSLLIQSMGDDTNKIRELSYKLQRANKQCAIYKEHLNMILREIEEHTDHLSDKVRDIVHNIKKLESQDQQHHEQ, encoded by the exons TGGACAATGCCTCTCTTGCTGTTGATGATGGTGAAATGGGAAAGGATGTTATTCCTAATAATAGAGAAATAGTAGAAAGTTCTCATATAGTGGAGCCTCATGTGGGTGAGGAAAGAGAAGTTTTGGAGCATCCTGAAGGAATGGAGTTAATTACATACAGTGGAGATGGTGATCTAGAACCATATGAGGGTATGGAGTTTGAATCAGATGTTGCTGCCAAGGCTTTCTATGATGAATATGCTCAACGTATTGGCTTTATCACCCGTATCGGCTCATACAGCCGTTCAAAGGTTGATGGTGCCATCATAGGACGACGATTTGTTTGTAACAAAGAGGGTTTTAGCAGGGGGACTGTTAAGAAGCCAGAGGCAGTCACCAGGGAAGGTTGCAAAGCAATGATCAATGTAAGGAGAGATAAAAATGGGAAGTGGGCtatttcaaaacttgaaaaGGGCCATAACCATCCACTGATTATTTCTTCTAAGGTTCGGCGTGGTTCTCTTCTGATTCAGTCTATG GGAGATGATACAAATAAAATCCGGGAACTATCGTACAAGCTGCAACGTGCAAATAAACAGTGTGCAATATATAAAGAAcatctaaacatgatcttgcgGGAAATTGAGGAGCACACAGACCACCTTTCTGACAAAGTTCGGGACATAGTCCATAATATTAAGAAACTTGAGTCTCAGGACCAACAACACCATGAACAATAG
- the LOC122064898 gene encoding protein FAR1-RELATED SEQUENCE 5-like isoform X2 has product MDNASLAVDDGEMGKDVIPNNREIVESSHIVEPHVGEEREVLEHPEGMELITYSGDGDLEPYEGMEFESDVAAKAFYDEYAQRIGFITRIGSYSRSKVDGAIIGRRFVCNKEGFSRGTVKKPEAVTREGCKAMINVRRDKNGKWAISKLEKGHNHPLIISSKVRRGSLLIQSMGDDTNKIRELSYKLQRANKQCAIYKEHLNMILREIEEHTDHLSDKVRDIVHNIKKLESQDQQHHEQ; this is encoded by the exons TGGACAATGCCTCTCTTGCTGTTGATGATGGTGAAATGGGAAAGGATGTTATTCCTAATAATAGAGAAATAGTAGAAAGTTCTCATATAGTGGAGCCTCATGTGGGTGAGGAAAGAGAAGTTTTGGAGCATCCTGAAGGAATGGAGTTAATTACATACAGTGGAGATGGTGATCTAGAACCATATGAGGGTATGGAGTTTGAATCAGATGTTGCTGCCAAGGCTTTCTATGATGAATATGCTCAACGTATTGGCTTTATCACCCGTATCGGCTCATACAGCCGTTCAAAGGTTGATGGTGCCATCATAGGACGACGATTTGTTTGTAACAAAGAGGGTTTTAGCAGGGGGACTGTTAAGAAGCCAGAGGCAGTCACCAGGGAAGGTTGCAAAGCAATGATCAATGTAAGGAGAGATAAAAATGGGAAGTGGGCtatttcaaaacttgaaaaGGGCCATAACCATCCACTGATTATTTCTTCTAAGGTTCGGCGTGGTTCTCTTCTGATTCAGTCTATG GGAGATGATACAAATAAAATCCGGGAACTATCGTACAAGCTGCAACGTGCAAATAAACAGTGTGCAATATATAAAGAAcatctaaacatgatcttgcgGGAAATTGAGGAGCACACAGACCACCTTTCTGACAAAGTTCGGGACATAGTCCATAATATTAAGAAACTTGAGTCTCAGGACCAACAACACCATGAACAATAG
- the LOC122064898 gene encoding protein FAR-RED ELONGATED HYPOCOTYL 3-like isoform X3, with the protein MGKDVIPNNREIVESSHIVEPHVGEEREVLEHPEGMELITYSGDGDLEPYEGMEFESDVAAKAFYDEYAQRIGFITRIGSYSRSKVDGAIIGRRFVCNKEGFSRGTVKKPEAVTREGCKAMINVRRDKNGKWAISKLEKGHNHPLIISSKVRRGSLLIQSMGDDTNKIRELSYKLQRANKQCAIYKEHLNMILREIEEHTDHLSDKVRDIVHNIKKLESQDQQHHEQ; encoded by the exons ATGGGAAAGGATGTTATTCCTAATAATAGAGAAATAGTAGAAAGTTCTCATATAGTGGAGCCTCATGTGGGTGAGGAAAGAGAAGTTTTGGAGCATCCTGAAGGAATGGAGTTAATTACATACAGTGGAGATGGTGATCTAGAACCATATGAGGGTATGGAGTTTGAATCAGATGTTGCTGCCAAGGCTTTCTATGATGAATATGCTCAACGTATTGGCTTTATCACCCGTATCGGCTCATACAGCCGTTCAAAGGTTGATGGTGCCATCATAGGACGACGATTTGTTTGTAACAAAGAGGGTTTTAGCAGGGGGACTGTTAAGAAGCCAGAGGCAGTCACCAGGGAAGGTTGCAAAGCAATGATCAATGTAAGGAGAGATAAAAATGGGAAGTGGGCtatttcaaaacttgaaaaGGGCCATAACCATCCACTGATTATTTCTTCTAAGGTTCGGCGTGGTTCTCTTCTGATTCAGTCTATG GGAGATGATACAAATAAAATCCGGGAACTATCGTACAAGCTGCAACGTGCAAATAAACAGTGTGCAATATATAAAGAAcatctaaacatgatcttgcgGGAAATTGAGGAGCACACAGACCACCTTTCTGACAAAGTTCGGGACATAGTCCATAATATTAAGAAACTTGAGTCTCAGGACCAACAACACCATGAACAATAG